The Juglans regia cultivar Chandler chromosome 10, Walnut 2.0, whole genome shotgun sequence genome includes the window GCCTCGTTTCCAACATTTTTCTTCTTGGCATCACTGGCTGTTGCAGattctcctcctccaccaccattGTTGCTTTTATCCATCACCAAGGATGAAACAGTAGCAGGGACTGAGACCATCTTTCCCTGCCTATTACCATTCTTAATAGCGTTGGCTCCAGCAGGTGCACTCCCTGCTGTAGTCCCAGCAGGAGTGGTGTTCTCAGATGATCTCCGACCAGGGGATCGACTCACTCGTCTCTCCCTGCTGCTCGAGCGCTGTTGTTGGTCTCTGTCTCTTTCTCTGCTGGGTGTTCTTCTCCTTCCTTGCGAAGATGAAGAAGGCTTAGATGATTGGCGATGACGTTGTCGGTGTTGACTCCTTTCATCCACCTCACACAAGTTATTGCTCTCAATGACATTGGCTTTCTTTTGATCATCATCAGCTGCAACAACTTCGTCGAAGTCATAGCTCCGCTTGGAACCCGAGTACTTTCTGTTACGGTCACAAGAAGCGGAAGAGGAAGCAGCCTTGCTGGATGGGCTTTGGCTAAGCCTTCCGCAACGAATTAGAATGGCATCCACCTCTTCTTTCGTGCAGCTCGATGCCCTTAGACCAACACCTACTGCTGCTGCTTGTGTAACCAGCTTGTCAACCATCGATTCAGCTGCCGATTCAATTGAAGATGTGGTACAAGTAGCCGCAGCTGTAGTAGAGGCAAGCCCGTGTGGTGCCAATGGAGCATCTTGTTGAGGAGGTGGGTTTCGAGAATCTCTACCTCTACCTCTATCTTCATGGCTCTTCTGGTTCTTGACGACGCTTATCTCCTTCACTAGGTCGCCTTCATCCTCTTCCACCTTTTGATCTTCTTGTGTTGCCGGCAATGTCTTGTCCCTCTTCAGCTTCATCATTGGCTCATTACTGTCCACTGTCACTTCGTGGGTAATACTATTTCCACATCCTGTATCACCATGGGTATGAGACTTGTTTGGATCTGCCATTGCTACTGAAGCAACAGCAGCAacagagggagaaaaagaagaagatcctCTCTTCTTGCTGAAACAACTACCCATGATGTTTTGTAGTAATTCAGCCCAACATgccaaagaaagagagaggtgtTTGTAGATGAATGGCAGTGACAACAGGGAAGTTGGGAACGATAATGACCGAGCAGTTGTAAGGGAAACAAAGAAGAAAGGTAAAAGGGAATGGCACAGAGAGACAGAATTTGAATTAGAGTGGTGCTACTCTGCCTTCTCAGAGCGAACTCCATCTTACCattagttgaattttttattttttatttttttattattttaaaatatttttaaaatatcacttttttaactattaaataaaaaaatttaaatatatgaaatgtcAAAATAAGAGGACAAATTAAATGAGCaaagtagtatttttctttgaattattgTAAAATTAACGGTACATAATAtccgagcgagagagagagagggtattttaaaattttgacaaaGGGGCGGGCTGGTAATCTCTGATTCTCTGCAAAGAAAGAGCCGTTAAGAGAGACAGGAGTCGTTGGATCATTGTTCTGTCCCTACTGTACTGTACTGACGCCCCACTTCCCCACACAAACTACAGTTCGTGTTCCTCCATTTCTgttaaaactattattattattttgccaTTCAAATTTGTACAACGGCTATGGTGCATCCTGTTTGGGTTCCGATCAAGCCTGCGAATCCTGACAAGAATCTTGAATCCCCAACCCAACTCCAATTTTGATAGGTTTTACTTGCTTGATCTCTAAAATATACACATCTATGGCCTCAACTTCGCTTGCCAaagaatatcaaaataatagaGTCGCGACCACCTGCTTCAAAACTCAATGTAAGCATATTGCTTCTCAGAGACAGTTCAATGTTTGTCTTGAACTATAAATCAGGCATCCATGGTAGCTTGGTGGGTTTGGCAATAACAGCAGCCGACAGCGCCGAATCAGATGAACTATAATAAACAAACCGACAAATTAACCTTCGGTAACAGAATCACTTTCAAAACACACCAATTTCCCAACTCTTGGAAGAAGTTGAAGCAACTGGCCATCCATAATCTAAGAGGATTCGAGGTTGTCTGTCTCTAAACTACTAAgttatattacttaaattgtaatatttaaagCTAGGATGCATCAAGCAAAGtacatattcatatatatatatatataaattctgataaatgGTAAATATATTCGACAGAATATATCCCATAACCGAAATAGATAGCATACAGTTTcagcaaaacaaaaaccataACTAGAGTTGTAGAAAGTTTATGCAAGTGGCCTTGATCATCTTGATATTCCCAAAGTTGATAGAAGCAACTTTACACGACCCTTTCAAAGCAACAGCATAACTAGTACAgcatattatttatcatccgGATGATCCACCCAGCTGCTCCATTCCCGTATCCGAATGAAATCACCATGCTAAGCTTGTCAGGCTCAAAACATTCCAATCCCCTTCAGGGAAGAAAATTTCACAAACAAAATTGACATTAGGTGAGCTacagaagaggaaaaataaaatagtccTACAGAAAGATGTTAGATTCAGAGAGAATAACTCAAGGAACGAAAATGAAACCTTGATTTAGACcttgcaaagtttcttgaaagaACTCAGGAGCGGTAGAACCAAGCGCAATATCGCGCACACTGGTGCAGGCCTTTTTACCCCCATTCTCCTGCACCAGGATTGAGAAACAGTTGATTGATTGCTATTCAGAGTCATCATAAACTTCTTCATCAGAAAGCTCATCAAATGATCTTATGTCGAGCTGGTAACGCAGGATTCCGCCGATACCACCAAAACCTCTGCAGAACTGAGATCCCTCTTGAGATTTGTTGGTCACAAACTCAAGCGTGCAACCAAACTTCCTGTATTCATTAGCAAACCACTCAAGCAAAGATAACTTCTCCTGAACCTCCAATTCAGCAGAGCTGACAGAATCTCGAAAGTTGCTCTGATCTGCCTCCTGTTCCTTGTTCAAGTGCTTTATGATAATCTCCCCAGTTGTGCTATTCTTCAGCACGTACCTATTTATATCCAGATTTTCCCATACAATAAGCAACTCAACAGCACCCATCTCCAAAGCTTTCAATGTGTCATCTACACCAAAAACGTACTTCCCAGTGTCCTGACTAATCTCCTCGAAGTATTTTCCTATTAAACGCTTCTCCTGAATAAACTTCACATTAGACAGGATCTCGGATGACAGCTCAATAGCTTGATTGAAACCATTCTCCCCTCCATAAGAAACATCTACCACGTTTAATATTTTGGCTTGAAGGCGGGGATCAAACATGTCTGACTGACTGAGCTCAGTTTTGAAGTCAGCTGACCCAGCCAGTATCAATCCTGCAACATTGGGCTGGCTGGTGGCAGGATTGATAAAAAACTGAGTAGCAAGCTCCGCTGTCTTCCTAACGTAGTTGTGGCGCTTCTCCATTCGAAGACGAGCAAATCGCAGAGCTGATTGCCCTCCTCTTCCATGCTTCTTTGGGAGGTCAACGCTAAATTTATGAAGTACTTCTCTGGTATTACCACTTAAAGTACCAAAAAGGGTCCCATTACCATCCATGACAATAAAACCAAACTTGTCATCAGATTCTAGAAGTTCGTTCAGCGCTTCTGTGTGAAATTTGTTATCACAGAGATAAAGAGACGCATTAATGGGCCTGAATGGCTCAAAATCAATTGTGACCTTCTTCTCCTTTCCATCTTCAGTTACAATTGTTCCAGTATAAAGCACAAGCCCATTGGGAGGAACCTTGTTGTAAAGCTTAAGCCTTTGCTGAGCAGAAGTAATTGCACCAAGCACAGACTGACGATTAACCCTGCTTTTAATGTTTGAAGCAGTTCCATATTCGTCACCCAGCATCTTGGTAACACGAGATACTTGATCACGTGGAGGCATGATAAGAGAAATCATGCTGGTGCCATTGCCCCTAGCAGCTTCCAGTGCTTTTATCAATTTCTTGATCTTCCATATCTCAATGTTTCTATCAGTCTCGTGAGCATCTGCCATTGTAGATTTATTATAACCtgcaaaagagagaaaaaaacaaactagcAGAGTTCAGAAGATAAAGCTGAAGATAATAGGTAATAGCACTTTACACTAGGACAAAGACTAACAAAACTAAAAGATAGTGCAGTGCAAGAAAAGGTAACATCTGCACAGGCATCAGTTCGGTCAAAAGCAGCATCACGAAACTCAATTATAGATTACACAGGGAACTCCAGTATATTCTAAGCAACAAGAATAGACAATCAGGTGAAACTATTATGAATTTCCTATGCCATGTGAAGCTTAAACATTCC containing:
- the LOC109001905 gene encoding eukaryotic peptide chain release factor subunit 1-3-like; translated protein: MADAHETDRNIEIWKIKKLIKALEAARGNGTSMISLIMPPRDQVSRVTKMLGDEYGTASNIKSRVNRQSVLGAITSAQQRLKLYNKVPPNGLVLYTGTIVTEDGKEKKVTIDFEPFRPINASLYLCDNKFHTEALNELLESDDKFGFIVMDGNGTLFGTLSGNTREVLHKFSVDLPKKHGRGGQSALRFARLRMEKRHNYVRKTAELATQFFINPATSQPNVAGLILAGSADFKTELSQSDMFDPRLQAKILNVVDVSYGGENGFNQAIELSSEILSNVKFIQEKRLIGKYFEEISQDTGKYVFGVDDTLKALEMGAVELLIVWENLDINRYVLKNSTTGEIIIKHLNKEQEADQSNFRDSVSSAELEVQEKLSLLEWFANEYRKFGCTLEFVTNKSQEGSQFCRGFGGIGGILRYQLDIRSFDELSDEEVYDDSE